A portion of the Sphingobacterium spiritivorum genome contains these proteins:
- a CDS encoding porin has protein sequence MNTTLKLIAALMGISALGIKQMACAQTNEQSNPLRFGGYAEVYYTQDFNRPENHTRPGFLYSHNRSDEVNLNLAYLKASYSADRVRSNLAVAAGTYMSANYAAENDVMKNVYEANIGVRLSEKHDLWIDAGIMPSHLGFESATGKDNWALTRSLFAENSPYFETGAKITYTTPDARWIMSALVLNGWQRIRRVDGNNTVSFGHQLTFKPTERLTLNSGSFIGSDQADSVRQMRYFHNLYAIYQVSDRFGLTAGFDIGAQQEKKGSEDYDVWYTPVVLARYAASERVSLTARGEYYQDKKGVIIASDTPQTFGYSVNIDYHILSNVIWRTELRNLNSKDALFTDRNQRVTDNSFTATTALAISF, from the coding sequence GCAGATGGCTTGTGCGCAGACCAATGAACAATCTAATCCATTACGTTTCGGGGGATACGCAGAGGTTTACTATACACAGGATTTTAACAGACCTGAGAATCATACCCGACCTGGTTTTTTGTATAGTCACAACCGGTCTGATGAGGTCAATCTGAATCTGGCCTATCTGAAAGCCTCTTACTCTGCGGATCGTGTGCGGTCCAATCTGGCAGTGGCTGCCGGGACTTATATGAGTGCAAACTATGCTGCAGAAAATGATGTTATGAAAAATGTATATGAAGCTAATATCGGCGTGAGGCTTTCTGAAAAACATGATCTGTGGATAGATGCCGGTATAATGCCCTCGCATCTGGGCTTTGAAAGCGCAACAGGTAAAGATAACTGGGCATTGACAAGAAGTCTGTTTGCAGAGAATTCACCTTATTTTGAAACAGGAGCGAAGATCACATATACTACCCCGGATGCGCGATGGATCATGAGTGCTCTTGTACTGAACGGATGGCAGCGGATCAGACGGGTAGACGGAAATAACACCGTATCCTTTGGACATCAGCTGACATTCAAACCTACGGAGAGATTGACTTTAAACAGCGGGTCATTTATCGGAAGTGATCAGGCTGACAGTGTACGGCAGATGCGTTATTTTCATAATCTGTATGCGATCTATCAGGTTAGTGATCGATTCGGACTGACTGCCGGATTCGATATTGGTGCGCAGCAGGAGAAGAAAGGATCAGAGGATTATGATGTGTGGTATACGCCTGTTGTGTTGGCGCGATATGCAGCATCAGAAAGGGTCAGCCTGACAGCAAGAGGTGAATATTATCAGGATAAGAAAGGTGTAATCATTGCTTCGGATACCCCACAGACTTTTGGATATTCTGTCAATATAGATTATCATATCCTGTCTAATGTGATCTGGCGTACGGAGCTCAGAAATCTGAACAGTAAAGATGCTCTTTTTACCGATCGTAATCAACGTGTGACAGACAATAGCTTTACAGCAACTACTGCTTTAGCTATTAGTTTTTAA
- a CDS encoding sensor protein KdpD, producing MENERKNAEHFLSLIRKSKQGKFKIYIGMSAGVGKTYRMLQEAHSLMRNAIDVKIGYVETHNRVETVEQLKGLPVIARRTSFYKGKELEEMDVQAVINLHPEVVIVDELAHSNIEGSKNEKRWQDVLEILEAGISVISAVNIQHIESLNEEIKTITGIEVRERVPDRIIALADEVVNIDLTAEDLIARLKEGKIYPSDKIQAALNNFFQSDHILQLRQLALKEVAGHVVRQVDHVVHKGMMVRHDRFLACIGSDARKAKNVIRKTARLASYYGGEWYVLYVQTPRESVDKIALDKQRLLINNFKLATELGGQVLQVKSKQIPNAILEQVSKMNITTVCIGKPKLTLFGIILATGVFNELLKKLSSADIDLIILS from the coding sequence ATGGAAAATGAAAGAAAGAATGCAGAACATTTTCTCTCCCTGATCAGGAAATCAAAACAAGGGAAGTTTAAAATCTACATCGGTATGAGTGCCGGTGTAGGTAAGACTTACCGGATGCTGCAGGAAGCACATTCGCTGATGCGAAATGCTATTGATGTAAAGATCGGCTATGTAGAAACACACAACAGGGTGGAAACGGTAGAACAATTAAAAGGGTTGCCAGTCATTGCACGACGTACTTCTTTCTATAAGGGCAAGGAGCTGGAAGAAATGGATGTCCAGGCTGTCATTAATCTCCATCCTGAGGTCGTGATTGTAGACGAACTGGCTCATTCTAATATTGAAGGCAGCAAGAATGAAAAGCGCTGGCAGGATGTATTGGAAATACTGGAGGCCGGCATTAGTGTAATCAGTGCGGTCAATATACAACATATTGAGAGTCTGAATGAGGAAATAAAGACCATAACCGGAATAGAGGTGAGAGAGCGCGTTCCCGACCGGATTATTGCCCTGGCAGATGAAGTTGTCAATATTGATCTTACAGCGGAGGATCTGATCGCACGCCTGAAGGAAGGAAAAATCTATCCATCTGATAAGATACAGGCTGCATTGAATAATTTTTTTCAAAGTGACCATATTCTTCAGCTGCGGCAGCTTGCATTAAAAGAAGTTGCGGGACATGTGGTGAGACAGGTAGACCATGTGGTGCATAAAGGGATGATGGTCAGACATGATCGTTTTCTGGCCTGTATTGGGAGTGATGCCAGGAAAGCAAAGAATGTGATCCGAAAGACAGCACGTCTGGCAAGCTATTATGGCGGAGAATGGTATGTCTTGTATGTGCAGACTCCCCGGGAAAGCGTGGATAAAATCGCACTGGATAAACAGCGTTTGCTGATCAATAATTTTAAATTAGCAACCGAATTGGGGGGGCAGGTATTGCAGGTGAAAAGTAAACAAATCCCAAATGCAATTCTGGAGCAGGTGAGTAAAATGAACATTACAACTGTCTGTATAGGTAAGCCGAAGCTGACCTTATTTGGGATTATACTGGCAACAGGAGTGTTCAATGAGTTATTAAAAAAACTGTCATCAGCAGATATTGATTTAATTATTTTATCTTGA